One Anolis carolinensis isolate JA03-04 chromosome 4, rAnoCar3.1.pri, whole genome shotgun sequence DNA window includes the following coding sequences:
- the ndrg1 gene encoding protein NDRG1 isoform X1, with amino-acid sequence MHAASTTRYQLLKMSGEGPDSHITEVKPLVDKEEAITHLLPDGNVQEQDIETVHGSVHVTMCGTPRGNRPAILTYHDIGLNHKTCFNPLFNYEDMLEITQHFAVCHVDAPGQQDGAASFPPGYMYPSMDQLAEMLPGILKQFGLKSVIGMGTGAGAYILTRFALNYPDMVEGLVLINVNPCAEGWMDWAATKISGWAHALPDMVISHLFGKEEIHNSQDLINTYRQHIINDMNQNNLHLFVNSYNSRRDLDIERPVPGTTVVTLQCPSLLVVGDSSPAVDAVVDCNAKLDPTKTTLLKMADCGGLPQVSQPAKLAEAFKYFIQGMGYMPSASMTRLMRSRTASGSSISSLDAGRTRSHTGEGSRSRSHTGEAVRNRSHTDTHIELTPNSANNNKQSSPKSMEVSC; translated from the exons gtACCAGCTACTGAAAATGTCAGGGGAAGGCCCTGACTCTCACATTACTGAGGTGAAACCATTAGTGGACAAAGAGGAG GCAATCACACATCTCCTGCCTGATGGCAATGTGCAG GAACAAGATATTGAGACGGTGCATGGCTCTGTTCATGTCACCATGTGTGGAACCCCACGGGGAAACAGACCTGCCATCCTGACCTACCATGATATTGGACTGAACC ACAAAACTTGCTTCAACCCCCTCTTCAATTATGAGGATATGCTGGAAATCACACAGCATTTTGCAGTCTGCCACGTGGATGCCCCTGGGCAGCAGGATGGTGCAGCCTCTTTTCCACCAGG GTACATGTACCCATCTATGGATCAACTGGCTGAAATGCTTCCTGGAATTCTGAAACAGTTTGG ACTGAAAAGTGTGATTGGAATGGGAACTGGAGCAGGTGCCTACATCTTAACCAGATTTGCT CTTAATTATCCTGACATGGTGGAAGGACTTGTGCTTATTAATGTCAACCCATGTGCTGAGGGATGGATGGACTGGGCAGCAACCAAG ATTTCTGGATGGGCTCATGCTTTACCAGATATGGTAATTTCACATCTTTTTGGCAAG GAAGAGATTCACAACAGTCAGGATTTGATCAATACTTACCGCCAGCACATCATCAATGACATGAATCAAAACAATCTGCATCTCTTTGTCAACTCCTACAACAG CCGAAGAGACCTAGATATTGAGCGTCCTGTGCCTGGGACAACTGTTGTTACCCTACa GTGCCCTTCACTGTTGGTGGTTGGAGACAGCTCACCTGCAGTTGATGCTGTG GTTGACTGCAATGCTAAACTTGACCCAACAAAGACCACACTTTTGAAG atggcTGACTGTGGTGGTCTTCCCCAAGTTTCTCAG CCTGCAAAACTTGCTGAAGCTTTCAAATACTTTATCCAAGGAATGGGTTACA TGCCTTCTGCCAGCATGACCAGACTAATGAGATCCCGCACAGCATCCGGCTCTAGCATTTCTTCCCTTGATGCTGGCAGGACCAGATCCCACACTGGCGAGGGATCCCGAAGCAGATCCCACACTGGAGAGGCTGTTCGGAATCGATCTCACACAGATACGCACATTGAGCTCACTCCCAATTCtgcaaacaacaacaagcagTCAAGCCCCAAGTCAATGGAAGTTTCATGTTAG
- the ndrg1 gene encoding protein NDRG1 isoform X2 — protein sequence MSGEGPDSHITEVKPLVDKEEAITHLLPDGNVQEQDIETVHGSVHVTMCGTPRGNRPAILTYHDIGLNHKTCFNPLFNYEDMLEITQHFAVCHVDAPGQQDGAASFPPGYMYPSMDQLAEMLPGILKQFGLKSVIGMGTGAGAYILTRFALNYPDMVEGLVLINVNPCAEGWMDWAATKISGWAHALPDMVISHLFGKEEIHNSQDLINTYRQHIINDMNQNNLHLFVNSYNSRRDLDIERPVPGTTVVTLQCPSLLVVGDSSPAVDAVVDCNAKLDPTKTTLLKMADCGGLPQVSQPAKLAEAFKYFIQGMGYMPSASMTRLMRSRTASGSSISSLDAGRTRSHTGEGSRSRSHTGEAVRNRSHTDTHIELTPNSANNNKQSSPKSMEVSC from the exons ATGTCAGGGGAAGGCCCTGACTCTCACATTACTGAGGTGAAACCATTAGTGGACAAAGAGGAG GCAATCACACATCTCCTGCCTGATGGCAATGTGCAG GAACAAGATATTGAGACGGTGCATGGCTCTGTTCATGTCACCATGTGTGGAACCCCACGGGGAAACAGACCTGCCATCCTGACCTACCATGATATTGGACTGAACC ACAAAACTTGCTTCAACCCCCTCTTCAATTATGAGGATATGCTGGAAATCACACAGCATTTTGCAGTCTGCCACGTGGATGCCCCTGGGCAGCAGGATGGTGCAGCCTCTTTTCCACCAGG GTACATGTACCCATCTATGGATCAACTGGCTGAAATGCTTCCTGGAATTCTGAAACAGTTTGG ACTGAAAAGTGTGATTGGAATGGGAACTGGAGCAGGTGCCTACATCTTAACCAGATTTGCT CTTAATTATCCTGACATGGTGGAAGGACTTGTGCTTATTAATGTCAACCCATGTGCTGAGGGATGGATGGACTGGGCAGCAACCAAG ATTTCTGGATGGGCTCATGCTTTACCAGATATGGTAATTTCACATCTTTTTGGCAAG GAAGAGATTCACAACAGTCAGGATTTGATCAATACTTACCGCCAGCACATCATCAATGACATGAATCAAAACAATCTGCATCTCTTTGTCAACTCCTACAACAG CCGAAGAGACCTAGATATTGAGCGTCCTGTGCCTGGGACAACTGTTGTTACCCTACa GTGCCCTTCACTGTTGGTGGTTGGAGACAGCTCACCTGCAGTTGATGCTGTG GTTGACTGCAATGCTAAACTTGACCCAACAAAGACCACACTTTTGAAG atggcTGACTGTGGTGGTCTTCCCCAAGTTTCTCAG CCTGCAAAACTTGCTGAAGCTTTCAAATACTTTATCCAAGGAATGGGTTACA TGCCTTCTGCCAGCATGACCAGACTAATGAGATCCCGCACAGCATCCGGCTCTAGCATTTCTTCCCTTGATGCTGGCAGGACCAGATCCCACACTGGCGAGGGATCCCGAAGCAGATCCCACACTGGAGAGGCTGTTCGGAATCGATCTCACACAGATACGCACATTGAGCTCACTCCCAATTCtgcaaacaacaacaagcagTCAAGCCCCAAGTCAATGGAAGTTTCATGTTAG